In a genomic window of Phyllostomus discolor isolate MPI-MPIP mPhyDis1 chromosome 5, mPhyDis1.pri.v3, whole genome shotgun sequence:
- the LOC114497018 gene encoding collagen alpha-1(I) chain-like, with amino-acid sequence MHWGPGQAMLGSRPRACLVSGRSGPLGVLSPSEHPPGSCSSKRAPWSCRGNPGRVRVGTAEGEPGEDAIPPGLGVRPPGQQRIWLPSVRAAPSSNAVALLSPGPPTTPHALAAIADSVRAPVGASSFRNRRSRGPRSRLLGVPIASSQASGLRETPLCFFPESLSCFPTGCMSRRGPQLWPPSSGPPASPRGCVQEKAAGRALGAGGPAVPVLSNGSPALMQRSFLKPWRLPAPPILPVQPTSSWKSELRWGQSDHCVGWCRGAWGPAAGPCSEPRQTGGGHARPEAAIAAQDPRCSPRPRGGHPSRGASLRPWRRPLEPLEATGSPWLCPRTDRWVVHLGPERPDATTQRCTQVLPTCRCPSLALALAHGCTPARTRVPASGTMGRGTLRPQPEAPRMRVLKPSDRQVPTTVGTEAPTPVGTPCGGSPGGSALGPQRASVQIVQDLTPKKETQSPRPPERHGPRAQPHRDTDQPEEEEEEEEGPLGTRLSLVPRGGIGSSRLEAPRGALSPLRGPQQPAPRPPADAHGPSLGRHRRPVRRGPQRFPGEERGRDGALGAWRGRRTPPRTPRESEPDSAASGAPQAIPPRTQSAGAPGAPCQGEGPRRPAAAHRSSPRAGGGVRRSRSAIAVALRRAGGARHRGRAPQTQALPRHSLPPAVRLRGTPAPPLPSLLIAFSHGAERGLGSLRIGKRLRGEAPRLLRGARGGRGRRRRPGARPDPHPMMNPRSRPGLLTPVSRGMSAARRTRAFCRLTRGSPSPGAASHRPGERGAPADSRGARPVWLLRIASRSAGEPGLWRGAHPARRRVLRVWGPPAKRGGAHAHSGE; translated from the exons atgcactgggggccaggacAAGCCATGCTGGGCAGCCGGCCCCGCGCCTGCCTGGTGTCCGGCCGCTCTGGGCCCCTGGGTGTCCTGTCCCCCTCAGAGCATCCCCCCGGTTCATGCAGCTCCAAG CGTGCGCCCTGGTCCTGCCGTGGGAACCCCGGGAGGGTCCGGGTGGGGACTGCCGAGGGCGAGCCGGGCGAGGACGCCATCCCGCCGGGGTTGGGGGTCCGGCCTCCGGGGCAGCAGCGGATCTGGCTCCCTTCCGTCCGGGCTGCCCCGTCGTCCAACGCCGTTGCTCTGCTTTCTCCGGGGCCTCCCACGACTCCTCACGCACTTGCTGCGATCGCCGACAGCGTTCGTGCGCCCGTCGGTGCCTCTTCCTTCCGTAACCGGAGAAGCCGGGGTCCCCGTTCTCGCCT GTTGGGGGTCCCCATCGCCTCATCTCAAGCCTCGGGCTTGAGGGAGACACCGCTGTGCTTCTTCCCTGAGTCCCTGAGCTGTTTCCCCACCGG GTGCATGAGCCGGCGAGGACCCCAGCTCTGGCCCCCCAGCTCTGGGCCCCCAGCTTCCCCCCGCGGCTGCGTGCAGGAGAAAGCTGCTGGGAGAGCCCTGGGGGCCGGCGGGCCGGCGGTCCCAGTGCTGTCCAACGGCAGCCCCGCCCTGATGCAGAGGAGCTTTCTGAAACCATGGCGGCTGCCGGCTCCCCCCATTCTCCCGGTGCAGCCCACTTCCTCCTGGAAGTCTGAGCTCCGGTGGGGTCAGAGTGACCACTGTGTGGGGTGGTGCCGTGGAGCCTGGGGACCGGCCGCGGGGCCCTGCTCTGAGCCGCGGCAGACCGGCGGCGGCCACGCCCGTCCGGAGGCTGCCATCGCAGCCCAGGACCCTCGGTGCAGCCCTCGTCCTCGGGGCGGACATCCATCCCGAGGGGCGTCCCTCAGGCCCTGGAGGCGGCCACTGGAGCCCCTGGAGGCGACAGGGAGCCCCTGGCTCTGTCCCCGGACGGACCGCTGGGTCGTCCACCTGGGGCCGGAGCGACCCG ACGCCACCACCCAGCGCTGCACCCAGGTCCTCCCCACCTGCCGCTGCCCCAGCctcgccctcgccctcgcccATGGGTGCACCCCTGCACGCACGCGGGTCCCAGCGAGCGGCACCATGGGACGGGGCACACTCAG GCCTCAGCCAGAGGCCCCCCGAATGCGGGTGCTCAAGCCCAGCGACAGACAGGTGCCCACCACCGTGGGCACGGAAGCCCCGACGCCCGTGGGGACCCCGTGCGGGGGCTCTCCCGGCGGAAGTGCTCTGGGGCCACAGCGAGCCTCCGTCCAGATCGTCCAAGACCTG ACGCCGAAGAAGGAAACCCAGAGCCCGCGGCCCCCGGAGCGGCACGGACCTCGCGCACAGCCACACCGAGACACAGACcagcctgaggaggaggaggaggaggaggaag GCCCCTTGGGGACGCGGCTGAGCCTGGTGCCCAGAGGTGGCATCGGCTCCTCCCGCCTGGAGGCCCCTCGAGGGGCCCTCAGCCCTCTCCGGGGTCCCCAGcagcctgctccccgccccccggctgATGCCCACGGACCGTCACTCGGGAGACACCGGCG GCCTGTGCGCCGCGGCCCGCAGCGGTTCCCCGGAGAGGAGCGCGGGCGAGacggggccctgggggcctggaggggcagAAGGACCCCGCCCCGGACGCCCCGGGAGTCCGAACCTGACTCTGCCGCCTCCGGGGCACCCCAGGCCATCCCCCCGCGCACGCAGAGCGCCGGAGCCCCGGGCGCGCCGTGCCAG GGAGAGGGACCGCGGCGGCCCGCGGCTGCTCACCGAAGCTCTccgcgggcgggcggcggcgTCCGACGGTCCCGCTCGGCCATTGCAGTGGCGCTGCGGCGGGCGGGGGGCGCGCGTCACCGCGGGCGGGCGCCCCAAACCCAGGCCCTCCCCCGACACTCCCTGCCGCCGGCCGTGCGGCTCCGCGGCACCCCGGCcccacctcttccttctctgctcatCGCGTTCTCCCACGGAGCGGAGCGGGGCTTGGGGTCGCTTCGGATCGGAAAACGCCTCCGCGGAGAAGCTCCGCGGCTGCTGCGCGGGGCGCGCGGAGGGCGGGGACGCCGGCGGCGGCCCGGCGCCCGCCCTGACCCGCACCCAATGATGAACCCCCGTTCACGGCCCGGGTTACTCACCCCCGTTTCGCGCGGGATGTCGGCAGCCCGGCGGACTCGGGCGTTTTGTCGGTTAACCCGTGGCTCCCCGTCTCCCGGCGCCGCCTCGCACCGCCCCGGCGAGAGGGGCGCTCCTGCGGACTCGCGGGGGGCACGTCCTGTGTGGCTGCTCCGAATCGCGTCCCGGAGCGCGGGCGAGCCCGGCCTCTGGCGCGGGGCCCACCCTGCCCGCCGCCGGGTGCTCCGGGTCTGGGGTCCACCGGCAAAGCGGGGGGGAGCCCACGCCCACTCCGGAGAGTAG